Proteins encoded together in one Peribacillus asahii window:
- a CDS encoding IS6 family transposase — translation MEKQNLFKWKHYQPDIILLTVRWYLRYNLSFRDLVEMMEERGLSIAHTTIMRWVHQYAPELDERVRRHLKPTNDSWRVDETYVKVKGQWMYLYRAVDSEGNTIDFYLNKTRDHKAAKRFFKKALRSFHVSKPRVITVDKNPSYPLAIEELKKEKKMPVGIQIRQVKYLNNIVEQDHRFIKKRVRSMLGLKSFRTATSILSGIEAMHIIKKGQLALRDKSVHNQVKFIHQLFGMAA, via the coding sequence TTATCAACCTGATATTATTTTATTAACTGTGAGATGGTACCTACGGTACAACCTTAGTTTTCGTGATTTAGTCGAAATGATGGAAGAACGCGGATTATCTATTGCTCATACAACCATCATGCGCTGGGTTCATCAGTATGCTCCTGAATTAGATGAGCGAGTACGGCGTCATCTTAAGCCAACCAATGATTCTTGGCGAGTCGATGAGACGTATGTAAAAGTCAAAGGTCAATGGATGTACCTATATCGTGCCGTTGATTCAGAAGGAAATACGATTGATTTTTATTTAAACAAAACAAGAGATCATAAGGCTGCAAAGCGCTTTTTCAAGAAAGCTTTGCGGTCTTTTCATGTTTCAAAGCCTCGTGTTATCACAGTAGACAAGAACCCATCCTATCCTCTGGCGATTGAAGAGTTGAAGAAAGAGAAAAAGATGCCCGTAGGCATCCAAATAAGGCAAGTAAAATATCTCAATAACATTGTGGAACAAGATCATCGTTTTATTAAAAAGAGAGTTCGTTCGATGTTAGGATTGAAATCTTTTCGGACAGCTACATCTATTCTTTCGGGAATAGAAGCGATGCATATCATTAAAAAAGGACAACTTGCTTTACGGGACAAGTCTGTCCACAATCAAGTGAAGTTCATTCATCAACTATTTGGAATGGCTGCATAA
- a CDS encoding DUF302 domain-containing protein, producing the protein MDFHYTVVTDKTIDEAISSIEHNLKENKFGVLWQLNLTETLQKKGVSSYTTPYRILEVCNPVEAGRVLSHNSLVGYFLPCKITIYEEKGKTKIGLPKPTAMIGLLNDTELESIAQEIEKILIGVLEKSK; encoded by the coding sequence ATGGATTTTCATTATACAGTTGTAACTGATAAAACAATTGATGAAGCTATTTCATCTATTGAACACAATTTAAAAGAAAATAAATTTGGTGTTCTTTGGCAGCTCAACTTGACTGAAACTCTTCAGAAAAAGGGGGTAAGTAGTTATACAACGCCTTACAGAATTCTTGAAGTTTGTAATCCAGTTGAAGCTGGACGTGTTCTTAGTCACAATTCTTTAGTAGGATACTTTCTGCCATGTAAAATTACGATTTATGAAGAAAAAGGAAAAACAAAAATTGGGTTACCTAAGCCAACTGCTATGATTGGTTTATTAAACGATACTGAATTAGAAAGTATCGCACAAGAAATCGAAAAAATACTTATTGGTGTTCTGGAGAAAAGTAAATAA
- a CDS encoding sulfurtransferase TusA family protein has protein sequence MESTKVLDVKGMSCPMPIVRTKKEMDTLHSGDILEVHVTDKGALADMPAWVNAAGHTIVDQKEEAGILTFFIKKS, from the coding sequence ATGGAATCAACAAAAGTGTTAGATGTAAAAGGAATGTCTTGTCCTATGCCAATTGTACGTACAAAAAAAGAAATGGACACATTACATTCAGGAGATATTTTAGAAGTTCATGTAACCGATAAAGGAGCTTTAGCAGATATGCCTGCTTGGGTAAACGCAGCAGGACATACAATTGTAGATCAAAAAGAAGAGGCAGGTATATTAACGTTCTTCATTAAAAAATCGTAA
- a CDS encoding DsrE/DsrF/DrsH-like family protein: protein MSNKVAIIASNGGLFDAYKVFNIATAAAATEKEVAIFFTFEGLNLIHKQAMQQLPMPAGKEHFAEGFAKANVPSISQLVEMAQEMGVKFIGCQMTMDVMGLTKEDFIDGIEVGGAVTFLEFAKDASPTLTF, encoded by the coding sequence ATGTCTAACAAAGTAGCAATTATTGCAAGTAACGGTGGATTATTTGACGCTTATAAAGTATTTAATATTGCAACGGCTGCAGCCGCAACAGAAAAAGAGGTTGCCATCTTCTTCACATTTGAAGGACTTAACTTAATTCATAAACAAGCTATGCAACAATTGCCGATGCCAGCAGGAAAAGAACATTTTGCGGAAGGATTTGCAAAAGCAAACGTACCGAGCATTTCACAATTAGTAGAAATGGCGCAAGAAATGGGCGTGAAATTTATCGGTTGTCAAATGACGATGGACGTCATGGGCTTAACAAAAGAAGACTTTATTGATGGTATTGAAGTAGGCGGAGCTGTAACATTCCTTGAATTTGCGAAAGATGCATCACCAACATTAACATTCTAA
- a CDS encoding sulfurtransferase TusA family protein: MSIKADVKLDCKGLACPMPIVKTKKAMNDVNDGQILEVQATDKGSIADLKAWSESVGHHYIGTKEEDGVLLHYIRKSGDDHGLEKKFENTITNEEVIERATNGGIILDVREEAEYAFGHIEGSKSIPMGELEDRLDELDKDQEIYVICRTGTRSDLAAQKLTEKGFTKVYNVLPGMGSWNGDLSKKI; the protein is encoded by the coding sequence ATGTCAATAAAAGCAGATGTAAAGTTAGACTGCAAAGGGCTTGCATGTCCAATGCCGATTGTTAAAACGAAAAAGGCAATGAATGATGTAAATGATGGTCAGATCTTAGAAGTGCAAGCTACAGACAAAGGTTCTATTGCAGACTTAAAAGCATGGTCTGAAAGTGTTGGACACCATTATATTGGCACTAAAGAAGAAGATGGTGTATTACTACATTACATCCGTAAAAGTGGCGATGACCATGGATTAGAAAAGAAATTTGAAAATACGATTACCAATGAAGAAGTAATCGAACGCGCTACTAACGGTGGTATTATTCTAGATGTTCGTGAAGAAGCAGAATATGCATTTGGCCATATTGAAGGTTCTAAATCCATCCCAATGGGTGAATTAGAGGACCGTTTAGATGAATTAGACAAAGATCAAGAAATTTATGTGATTTGTCGTACAGGAACACGCAGTGATTTAGCTGCACAGAAACTAACGGAAAAAGGATTTACGAAAGTGTATAACGTCTTACCAGGAATGGGTTCTTGGAACGGCGATTTATCAAAAAAAATATAA
- a CDS encoding rhodanese-like domain-containing protein, with protein MKEITEKEVQQRMENSEKLNLIDVREVDEVQAGHIPGITNIPLGLLEFRTHELDKNKPYIMVCRSGQATQYLESQGFDVTNMTGGMLSWEGKVE; from the coding sequence ATGAAAGAAATTACTGAAAAAGAGGTTCAACAACGTATGGAAAATAGTGAAAAGCTAAATCTAATTGATGTCCGTGAAGTGGATGAAGTACAAGCAGGTCATATTCCTGGCATTACGAATATTCCACTTGGATTACTTGAATTCCGTACGCATGAACTTGATAAAAATAAACCTTATATTATGGTTTGCCGTTCTGGTCAAGCAACACAATATTTAGAAAGTCAAGGTTTTGATGTAACAAATATGACTGGTGGTATGCTTTCTTGGGAAGGGAAAGTTGAATAA
- a CDS encoding rhodanese-like domain-containing protein: MEIWLIIAVAIVFIIWRMRPAKGIKTISTDALNGIVNDKDKVFIDVRTPGEYKSRSIRQFKNIPLGSDFSKLPKDKEIIVICQSGMRSAQACRQLKKIGYENVTNVRGGMSAWRG, translated from the coding sequence ATGGAGATTTGGTTAATTATTGCAGTTGCGATTGTTTTTATCATTTGGCGTATGCGACCCGCTAAAGGAATAAAAACTATATCGACAGATGCATTAAACGGGATAGTAAATGATAAAGATAAAGTATTTATCGATGTAAGAACACCTGGCGAATATAAATCTCGAAGTATTCGTCAGTTTAAAAATATTCCATTAGGATCGGATTTTTCGAAACTTCCAAAAGACAAAGAAATTATTGTGATTTGTCAAAGTGGAATGCGTAGTGCACAAGCTTGCAGACAATTAAAAAAAATAGGATATGAAAACGTCACAAATGTTCGTGGTGGCATGAGTGCCTGGAGAGGTTAA
- a CDS encoding metal-sensitive transcriptional regulator — protein MTISNDQTIEKEAAQLNSYDDKVKNRIKRVEGQPRGILKMMDEGKDCKAVITQLSAVRSGVDGTIALIVSQNLLECIQDAEGDEQALNDSIQEAVNLFVKSR, from the coding sequence GTGACTATCAGCAATGACCAAACAATTGAGAAGGAGGCGGCACAATTGAATTCATATGATGATAAAGTCAAAAATCGAATTAAACGAGTCGAAGGTCAACCTCGGGGAATATTGAAAATGATGGATGAAGGAAAAGATTGCAAAGCCGTCATCACTCAGCTTTCCGCTGTTCGTTCTGGTGTGGATGGTACAATAGCTTTAATCGTTAGTCAAAACCTACTTGAATGTATCCAAGATGCAGAGGGTGACGAGCAAGCACTGAATGATTCAATTCAAGAAGCTGTAAATTTATTTGTAAAAAGTCGTTAA
- a CDS encoding SDR family NAD(P)-dependent oxidoreductase, translated as MVRWVRVNSIHPGYIETAMTNYASEATGRTKEELNNAYPLGRMGKTEEVAHAVVFLASDESSFTTGAEFVIDGGATAR; from the coding sequence ATTGTCAGATGGGTACGTGTAAACTCTATTCATCCAGGATATATTGAAACAGCAATGACAAACTATGCTTCAGAAGCAACTGGACGTACGAAAGAAGAATTAAATAATGCATATCCACTAGGAAGAATGGGCAAAACCGAAGAAGTTGCACATGCAGTTGTATTCCTTGCATCTGATGAATCTTCTTTCACAACGGGGGCAGAGTTCGTTATTGACGGTGGAGCTACTGCAAGATAA
- a CDS encoding SDR family NAD(P)-dependent oxidoreductase: MGKLQDKVVIITGGAGGIGSGMAKAMIKEGAIVTIVDVNEGTGKEMEKELQAFSPQSMFLQADLMDRENLGQIIKTVVDKYGRLDVLVNNAHAAKQITIEETTQADLDLSFGTGFYPTFYLMQAALPYLKESKGNIINFASGAGLEGHETQAAYAAAKEAIRGLSRVAANEWGRFGINVNIISPLANSPGVQAWAKAQPEYYESVKSKIPMGRFGDVENDIGRVAVFLASEDSQYITGQTIMVDGGSIMLH; encoded by the coding sequence GTGGGTAAATTACAAGATAAAGTAGTTATTATTACTGGTGGTGCTGGTGGTATCGGCAGTGGGATGGCAAAAGCGATGATAAAAGAAGGCGCAATCGTAACTATCGTAGACGTAAATGAAGGAACCGGTAAAGAAATGGAAAAAGAATTGCAAGCCTTTTCTCCACAATCAATGTTCCTTCAAGCTGATTTAATGGATCGAGAAAATCTTGGTCAAATTATTAAAACAGTTGTTGATAAATACGGTAGATTAGATGTTTTAGTAAATAATGCCCATGCTGCGAAACAAATAACAATAGAAGAAACAACACAAGCAGATTTAGATCTATCATTTGGTACTGGATTTTATCCGACATTTTATTTAATGCAAGCTGCACTACCATACTTGAAGGAATCCAAAGGAAATATCATTAACTTCGCATCGGGTGCGGGTCTTGAGGGACATGAAACACAAGCAGCTTATGCTGCTGCTAAAGAAGCGATTCGTGGGTTATCACGTGTAGCAGCAAACGAATGGGGCAGATTCGGTATTAATGTAAACATAATCAGTCCACTCGCTAACTCTCCAGGTGTACAAGCATGGGCTAAAGCACAGCCTGAATATTACGAAAGCGTTAAAAGCAAAATTCCAATGGGCCGTTTTGGTGATGTAGAAAATGATATCGGCCGTGTTGCCGTATTCTTAGCTTCTGAGGATTCTCAATATATTACTGGTCAAACAATCATGGTTGACGGCGGCTCAATAATGCTTCACTAA
- a CDS encoding glucose 1-dehydrogenase: MARLDGKIAIITGAAQGMGASHARKFIEKGAKVVLTDLNDEKGSALAAELGENALFVKHNVTSADDWATVVAETEKAFGPVNVLVNNAGITMAKSILEVTEEEYRRIVDINQVSVFLGMKAVIPFMQKAGGGSIVNISSINGIVAGTIGYTDTKFAVRGMTKAAAIEGAHYGIRVNSVHPGVIATPMVIQEDTKAAVEEFSKHIPLKRVAQSEEVSSLVVYLASDESSYSTGAEFIVDGGLTAM; encoded by the coding sequence ATGGCTCGTTTAGACGGAAAAATTGCGATTATCACTGGTGCTGCTCAAGGGATGGGTGCATCACATGCACGGAAATTTATCGAAAAGGGTGCGAAAGTCGTTTTAACAGACTTAAATGATGAAAAAGGAAGTGCCCTAGCAGCAGAACTTGGCGAAAACGCTTTGTTCGTTAAACACAATGTCACAAGTGCTGATGATTGGGCAACGGTTGTAGCCGAAACAGAAAAAGCCTTTGGTCCGGTAAATGTTTTAGTTAACAACGCTGGGATTACTATGGCAAAATCGATATTAGAGGTAACGGAAGAAGAATACCGCCGCATCGTCGACATTAACCAAGTTTCCGTATTTTTAGGAATGAAGGCCGTTATCCCGTTTATGCAAAAAGCCGGCGGCGGTTCTATCGTCAATATTTCATCCATAAATGGAATTGTTGCCGGTACAATCGGTTATACAGATACAAAATTTGCCGTACGTGGTATGACAAAAGCAGCTGCAATCGAAGGTGCTCATTACGGAATTCGTGTAAACTCTGTGCACCCAGGAGTTATTGCAACCCCAATGGTTATTCAAGAAGATACAAAAGCAGCAGTAGAAGAATTCTCTAAACATATTCCTTTAAAACGTGTTGCACAATCAGAAGAAGTTTCAAGCTTAGTGGTTTACTTAGCCTCTGATGAGTCAAGCTATTCAACAGGAGCTGAATTCATCGTTGATGGCGGCTTAACAGCCATGTAA
- a CDS encoding TetR/AcrR family transcriptional regulator, which produces MTKKEDRRSARTQKKLKHALLELLKEKELNDLSITEVAQYAQCNRVTFYSHYRDLHALLAAIFDDYLKELITYFRKGYHNLERFSSDDEHLHLPLFEFIYQNQFVFSLILKGEVVPGSQNQFCESIVQISSTELRLSETTEIEIPALNYFLTYGSLGFFMYWIQQDFKDSPKVMAKKLAYLQNKMFKEAIVLEE; this is translated from the coding sequence ATGACAAAAAAAGAAGACCGCCGCTCCGCGAGGACGCAAAAAAAATTAAAGCATGCATTATTGGAATTATTGAAAGAAAAGGAATTAAACGATCTCTCCATTACAGAGGTAGCGCAATATGCTCAATGTAACCGCGTCACCTTTTATTCGCATTATAGGGATTTACACGCTTTATTAGCTGCGATATTCGATGATTATTTAAAGGAATTAATTACTTACTTTCGTAAAGGCTATCATAATTTAGAGCGCTTTTCGTCAGATGATGAGCACCTACATCTCCCTCTTTTTGAATTTATATATCAAAATCAATTTGTTTTTTCACTCATTTTAAAAGGAGAAGTGGTCCCAGGATCGCAAAATCAATTTTGTGAAAGTATAGTACAAATATCTAGCACCGAACTAAGACTAAGTGAGACAACAGAAATTGAAATTCCTGCATTAAACTATTTTTTAACATATGGAAGCCTCGGCTTTTTTATGTATTGGATTCAGCAGGATTTCAAAGATTCTCCTAAAGTGATGGCGAAAAAATTAGCGTATCTACAAAACAAGATGTTTAAAGAGGCGATTGTTCTTGAAGAATGA
- a CDS encoding glycosyl hydrolase family 18 protein, whose protein sequence is MFIYIVKTGDTLYSISTKYRINMDSIRILNGLKTDRLVPGQDLLIPTDVYIVQPGDSLYTISQMALVPIETIRLYNRLHFDELMVGMNIYLPPRLKYEAEGLSYITPSTPEKNIANVETFASINTYFGVFEHHILEDGSLSTLDDQQLIRLLRENKVAPLAVITNLTETGFSPELTRKVLNNPEVRQQVINNIYNLVKTKNYAGVNIDFERIREGERDMYSGFLRALRDRLKPEGYYTSVAVPAKTSDEIPWLKGYDYGGIGSAVDFVFIMAYDWHEVSSPPGPVAPIQEVRKTIEFAQRFMRGNKIILGVPRYGYDWTMSNGTALSARAVSVASAIETAMKYQVPIQYSVADQQPFFSYRDEAGTRHIVWFEDSRARAQKLQLVVDYRLRGLGAWQVGLHFPQSAYLVKEFLTQRRVI, encoded by the coding sequence ATGTTTATTTACATTGTTAAAACGGGGGACACTTTATATTCCATTTCGACGAAATATCGAATTAATATGGATAGTATAAGAATCCTGAACGGTTTAAAAACAGATCGCTTGGTACCAGGGCAGGACCTACTCATTCCGACAGATGTGTATATTGTCCAGCCTGGAGATTCGCTATACACGATCTCTCAAATGGCTTTGGTCCCAATTGAAACAATCCGCTTATATAATAGGCTTCACTTTGATGAATTGATGGTTGGGATGAATATCTATTTGCCGCCAAGACTTAAGTATGAAGCAGAAGGACTCAGTTATATCACGCCTTCTACCCCAGAAAAGAATATAGCCAATGTCGAGACATTTGCTTCAATTAATACGTATTTTGGTGTATTTGAACATCATATTCTTGAAGATGGAAGCTTAAGTACACTTGATGATCAACAACTTATCAGATTATTAAGGGAAAATAAAGTCGCCCCTCTTGCAGTAATTACAAATTTAACAGAGACTGGATTCAGCCCTGAATTAACCAGGAAAGTATTAAATAATCCGGAGGTAAGACAACAAGTTATTAATAATATTTACAATTTGGTGAAGACAAAAAATTATGCCGGAGTAAATATTGACTTTGAAAGAATCCGTGAAGGAGAAAGAGATATGTACAGCGGTTTCTTGCGTGCGTTACGAGATCGATTAAAGCCTGAAGGATATTATACTTCTGTAGCCGTACCAGCGAAAACAAGTGATGAAATACCTTGGTTGAAAGGATATGATTACGGAGGCATTGGATCTGCTGTTGACTTTGTTTTTATTATGGCCTATGACTGGCATGAAGTGAGCAGTCCGCCGGGTCCTGTCGCTCCTATACAAGAAGTAAGGAAAACCATCGAGTTTGCTCAAAGATTTATGAGAGGGAATAAAATCATCCTTGGGGTCCCACGTTATGGATATGACTGGACGATGTCAAATGGAACTGCTTTAAGTGCACGTGCTGTTTCCGTTGCCTCTGCTATTGAGACAGCTATGAAATATCAAGTTCCCATTCAATATTCCGTTGCAGATCAGCAGCCTTTCTTTAGCTATCGAGACGAGGCGGGTACAAGACATATCGTTTGGTTCGAAGACTCGAGGGCTCGTGCCCAAAAGCTGCAATTGGTTGTAGATTATCGTTTAAGGGGGCTTGGAGCTTGGCAAGTAGGATTGCACTTCCCTCAATCGGCCTACTTAGTAAAAGAATTTCTGACTCAAAGAAGAGTGATTTAA
- a CDS encoding NADPH-dependent FMN reductase has translation MRFFSKLFGGSSEKEIEKMPNGKLKIGIILGSTWQGRVSPQVGKWVKGIADKRGDADYEIVDIADYNLPFLGITDGSEAGPWNEKLASLDGFVFIVQEYNHSITGALKNALDFARENWYNKAAGIVSYGSTGGARAAEHLRGICAELKIADVRTHPTLSLFTDFRKMSEFKPAEHHLNNVNAMLEEVVAWSGALKTLR, from the coding sequence ATGAGGTTTTTCTCAAAACTATTTGGAGGTTCATCAGAAAAGGAGATAGAAAAAATGCCAAACGGAAAATTAAAAATTGGGATCATTTTAGGAAGCACATGGCAAGGACGTGTGAGCCCACAAGTTGGAAAATGGGTAAAGGGGATTGCTGATAAGCGAGGAGATGCAGATTATGAAATCGTCGATATCGCGGATTACAACCTACCATTTTTGGGGATAACTGATGGTTCAGAAGCAGGACCTTGGAACGAAAAACTTGCTAGTCTAGATGGTTTTGTTTTTATTGTTCAGGAATACAACCATAGCATTACAGGTGCTTTAAAAAATGCACTAGATTTTGCTCGAGAAAATTGGTACAACAAGGCAGCAGGAATCGTAAGTTATGGTTCAACAGGTGGAGCACGAGCTGCTGAACATTTGCGTGGAATCTGCGCAGAATTGAAAATAGCAGATGTACGGACACATCCAACCCTCTCCTTATTTACAGATTTTAGAAAAATGAGTGAATTCAAACCAGCTGAACACCACCTTAACAACGTTAATGCAATGCTTGAAGAAGTAGTTGCCTGGAGTGGTGCATTAAAAACTTTGCGATAA
- a CDS encoding glycoside hydrolase domain-containing protein, with protein MEIYEWGVDSAQNVTEDLFQCVMRNFGYPKFWGRYLVRVPGASEGLTKQEISFIRSKGVKLLPIYNYFQEAKGYRQGRVAANNAVFYARKLGIPKGVPLFANVERFFQVDDEWIQGWTEAMFTSGYKSGIYNDPMVGGFNKAFCNAAKEDEKVKIQNILWSAEPESVPSGPRNPPNYKPKAPNCGGNIWAWQYSRKITQCPIDTNLANSSLVNLLW; from the coding sequence TTGGAAATTTATGAATGGGGAGTTGACTCCGCCCAGAATGTAACGGAAGACTTATTTCAATGTGTTATGCGTAATTTTGGATATCCGAAATTTTGGGGAAGATACCTAGTAAGAGTTCCTGGTGCATCGGAAGGGTTAACAAAACAGGAAATTTCATTTATTCGAAGTAAAGGTGTAAAATTATTACCTATTTATAATTATTTTCAAGAGGCAAAAGGATACAGACAGGGAAGGGTAGCTGCAAATAATGCAGTATTTTATGCTCGAAAACTCGGAATACCAAAAGGTGTCCCATTATTTGCAAATGTTGAACGTTTTTTTCAAGTAGATGATGAATGGATTCAAGGTTGGACGGAAGCAATGTTTACAAGTGGATATAAAAGTGGTATTTACAATGATCCAATGGTAGGTGGTTTTAATAAAGCATTTTGTAATGCAGCAAAAGAAGATGAAAAGGTAAAAATACAAAATATATTATGGAGTGCTGAACCAGAGTCTGTACCTAGTGGTCCTCGGAATCCCCCAAATTATAAACCGAAGGCCCCAAATTGTGGTGGAAACATATGGGCTTGGCAATACAGTCGAAAGATAACTCAGTGTCCAATTGATACTAATTTAGCCAACAGTAGCTTAGTAAATCTTCTATGGTAA
- a CDS encoding BBE domain-containing protein: protein MITSFTFRVHPIENVTRYRITWDFADLEKVMRYWQTWAPHADTRLTSLLLFPAQNQGDLRSSGVFVGSEQELRQIMRPLQKAVRPKTAEFHSTTWIEAARLFAGRPVKQDKFKHSSAYAYEPLSDAALRVLIRNLQNVPGPTNVIAFDAYGGSISKVPTNATAFVHRKALFVIQYQSYWVQDAEADKNIQWIEQFRKSMLPYTHGAFRDYCDSMIPDWPTAYFGENLARLKKVKQMYDPENLFRFEQSIPK, encoded by the coding sequence GTGATTACCTCCTTTACTTTTCGTGTGCATCCGATCGAGAATGTCACTCGCTACAGAATAACATGGGACTTTGCCGATCTCGAAAAAGTTATGCGTTATTGGCAGACGTGGGCTCCCCATGCCGATACTCGTCTGACATCCCTGCTATTATTTCCTGCACAAAACCAAGGCGACCTTCGTTCCAGCGGTGTATTTGTCGGCTCGGAACAAGAGCTCAGACAGATTATGCGTCCTCTGCAAAAGGCGGTTCGGCCCAAGACCGCTGAGTTCCACTCCACTACTTGGATTGAAGCAGCCCGCCTGTTTGCAGGACGGCCGGTAAAGCAAGACAAATTTAAACATTCTTCCGCCTATGCCTACGAGCCTCTGTCAGATGCGGCACTTCGTGTATTAATCCGTAACTTACAAAACGTCCCCGGCCCAACTAATGTAATCGCCTTTGACGCCTATGGTGGTTCGATTAGCAAAGTACCCACCAATGCAACGGCATTCGTACACCGCAAAGCCTTGTTCGTGATCCAATACCAATCGTATTGGGTGCAGGATGCAGAAGCAGATAAAAATATCCAATGGATTGAACAGTTCCGTAAATCCATGCTCCCCTATACTCACGGCGCATTTCGCGACTACTGCGACTCCATGATTCCTGATTGGCCTACTGCATACTTCGGAGAAAACTTAGCTAGACTGAAGAAGGTCAAACAAATGTATGATCCCGAGAATTTATTTCGCTTCGAACAAAGCATTCCAAAATAA
- a CDS encoding FAD-binding oxidoreductase has protein sequence MVRIEGLTGRVIPQGSPGYDEARQNYNGRFNKFPKIIVYCEVTQDVVNAILWARKQQLPFRIRSGGHSYEAFSLVDGGLVIDVSGLLKLQIDKEEGTAQVGAGFRLLPLYEALWNQRVTIPAGTCPTIGVSGITLGGGYGLLSRLLGMTCDNVLEVEMVTAQGKIIRANDSQHSNLFWACRGGGTAALV, from the coding sequence ATGGTAAGAATAGAAGGATTAACCGGGCGTGTGATTCCGCAAGGCTCACCCGGCTATGACGAAGCAAGACAAAATTATAATGGCCGATTTAACAAATTCCCCAAAATAATCGTTTACTGTGAGGTCACACAGGATGTTGTCAACGCAATTCTATGGGCACGTAAGCAGCAGCTTCCTTTTCGCATACGCAGCGGCGGACATAGCTATGAAGCATTTTCCCTCGTCGACGGCGGTCTCGTCATTGATGTCAGCGGGTTGCTAAAGCTGCAAATCGATAAAGAGGAAGGCACAGCGCAAGTCGGCGCGGGGTTCCGTTTGCTACCTTTGTACGAAGCGCTTTGGAATCAAAGAGTGACCATCCCAGCCGGGACTTGTCCGACGATCGGTGTATCCGGAATAACGCTTGGAGGAGGGTACGGGTTGTTGTCCAGGCTATTAGGAATGACATGCGATAACGTACTCGAGGTGGAAATGGTTACAGCGCAAGGAAAGATTATCCGGGCCAATGACAGTCAGCACAGCAACCTGTTCTGGGCTTGCCGTGGCGGGGGGACGGCAGCTTTGGTGTGA